One window of the Crateriforma spongiae genome contains the following:
- a CDS encoding GH116 family glycosyl hydrolase: MNAALLLSGRSKVMAGPFDGNDFDPIIPADKKLSKEWIASLYDRGNPLSASGENLRFIGMPINGICTGQVYLGGDGRLWYWNLDGHRDRKQIGAGPRFTEPDTFQSPMDQGFAIEVRSDNSATTFTLDSNGFEDVVFTNRYPMANVTYADNACPIKVELDAYTPYIPLNRDDSSFPVIVMRYSLSNLSGTDQEVSIAGWIENLSNFRSGKGRQGRRFSRFTERDGLSAVECWAGSISDDGAEEQADVFADFEGGDYGDWKVEGDAFGDRPATGPRTIQKLSGFDGKGLVNSWTGSDKPQGKLTSPNFTIQKPFINFLIGGGNNTKSLGMHLWVDGQKVRSASGNRSDAMTWASWDVEEWAGKTAHLEIVDAASGGWGHIDIDQIVFSTKPASGNSETPLERATDFGSIALGLLGNEPAEFVDIQRSATGSNDLFTRTNSKVSDGDTFQRPLRERAFASLGRTTKLAPGEHAVVTFTVSWRFPNARYVTKFGRSPGEPDINEYSTRWPTPVDSAASVAVRQAELTDTSQTWTDTWYDSTLPYWFLERTLIPLNCMQTQVAERLALQDGMYNLDEGVNCCPGNCTHVWQYAQGLARIFPVIERECREKVEYGKGFRASDGAINFRHSIGEFRDAIDGQCGTILRVLRESQMTTDDRFLESIWDRTRQSMEHVIRKWDKDETGLLAGAQHNTLDEPWFGQVHWLINLYHASLKASAVMARQMNQPAVADRYERIVAKGAPAMVDMLWNEDFGYFVHNPGPGEDEKHGSVNGCHIDQVLGEFWLRNVGLDPVLPQDKTRRALESLWTYNFSPNVGDYRKVMTAGRWYAVEGNAGLIMCSFPYGKIEAKSGKKNYAGYLNECMTGFEWQVAAHMIWEGMLEKGLAIGKAIYDRYQPQDRNPYNEIECSDHYARAMSSYSAFMAVCGYQYDGPSGRLAFGPKMQHEDFRAAFTTAEGWGQFTQTVKDVRQENSIELRYGKLQLQQLTLDLAPGTKSGQATATLDGRTIPAVFKTDGNRLVATFPGGLNIDNGQTLRVKHA; this comes from the coding sequence TTGAACGCCGCACTCTTGCTTTCCGGGCGTTCGAAAGTCATGGCGGGACCCTTCGATGGGAATGATTTTGATCCGATCATTCCCGCGGATAAGAAGCTCAGCAAGGAATGGATCGCCAGCCTGTACGACCGCGGCAATCCGTTATCCGCATCCGGCGAAAATCTTCGGTTCATCGGAATGCCGATCAACGGCATCTGCACCGGACAAGTCTACTTGGGCGGCGACGGGAGGTTGTGGTACTGGAATTTGGACGGCCATCGCGACCGTAAACAGATTGGCGCCGGGCCACGCTTTACCGAACCGGACACGTTCCAATCGCCGATGGACCAAGGGTTTGCCATCGAAGTTCGCTCCGACAATTCAGCGACAACGTTCACGTTGGATTCCAATGGTTTCGAAGACGTGGTCTTCACCAACCGCTATCCGATGGCCAACGTCACCTATGCCGACAACGCATGTCCGATCAAAGTCGAATTGGACGCGTACACGCCATACATTCCGTTGAATCGCGATGATTCCAGCTTTCCCGTCATCGTGATGCGGTACTCGCTAAGCAATCTGTCCGGAACAGATCAAGAAGTCTCCATCGCCGGCTGGATCGAAAACCTCTCGAACTTTCGCAGCGGAAAAGGACGTCAAGGACGCCGGTTCAGTCGGTTCACTGAGCGAGACGGTTTGTCAGCAGTCGAATGCTGGGCCGGTTCCATTTCAGATGATGGAGCCGAAGAACAAGCTGACGTCTTCGCTGATTTTGAAGGCGGCGACTATGGCGATTGGAAAGTCGAAGGAGACGCCTTTGGTGACCGCCCGGCAACCGGTCCGCGCACCATTCAAAAATTGTCCGGCTTTGACGGAAAGGGCTTGGTGAATTCGTGGACCGGATCAGACAAACCGCAAGGAAAACTGACGTCACCCAATTTCACGATTCAAAAACCGTTTATCAATTTCTTGATCGGCGGCGGCAACAACACCAAGTCTTTGGGAATGCACCTGTGGGTCGACGGACAAAAGGTGCGATCGGCTTCGGGCAATCGATCCGATGCGATGACATGGGCCAGTTGGGACGTGGAAGAATGGGCGGGCAAGACCGCACATCTGGAAATCGTCGATGCGGCATCCGGCGGATGGGGACACATCGACATCGACCAGATCGTCTTTTCGACCAAACCGGCAAGCGGGAACTCCGAGACGCCCTTGGAACGTGCGACCGACTTTGGATCGATCGCACTAGGATTGCTGGGCAACGAACCGGCAGAATTTGTGGACATTCAACGCTCCGCCACCGGCTCGAACGATCTGTTCACTCGGACGAATTCCAAGGTCTCCGATGGCGACACCTTCCAACGCCCGCTGCGTGAACGAGCGTTTGCGTCGCTGGGAAGGACCACGAAGCTTGCCCCCGGCGAACATGCCGTCGTCACCTTCACGGTTTCATGGCGTTTCCCCAATGCGAGGTATGTCACCAAGTTTGGCCGGAGCCCTGGTGAACCTGACATCAACGAGTACTCCACGCGTTGGCCGACACCAGTCGATTCGGCTGCCAGCGTCGCCGTGCGACAGGCGGAATTGACCGACACCTCCCAGACTTGGACGGACACTTGGTACGACTCCACACTGCCCTATTGGTTCTTGGAGCGAACCCTGATCCCACTGAACTGCATGCAGACGCAGGTCGCCGAGCGTCTGGCTTTGCAAGATGGCATGTACAACTTGGACGAAGGGGTCAATTGCTGTCCGGGCAACTGCACCCACGTTTGGCAATACGCGCAAGGATTGGCTCGCATCTTCCCGGTCATTGAACGCGAATGCCGTGAAAAAGTGGAGTACGGAAAAGGATTCCGTGCCAGCGACGGTGCCATCAATTTCCGGCACAGCATCGGAGAGTTTCGTGACGCCATCGATGGCCAGTGCGGCACCATTCTGCGTGTCTTGCGCGAAAGCCAAATGACAACCGACGACCGGTTTTTGGAAAGCATTTGGGACCGCACACGCCAATCCATGGAACATGTGATCCGCAAATGGGACAAGGACGAAACCGGATTGCTGGCAGGCGCCCAACACAACACGTTGGATGAACCCTGGTTCGGCCAAGTCCATTGGTTGATCAATCTGTACCACGCTTCCTTGAAGGCATCCGCGGTCATGGCGCGGCAAATGAACCAGCCCGCCGTCGCCGATCGTTATGAACGAATCGTGGCAAAGGGTGCGCCGGCGATGGTCGACATGCTGTGGAATGAGGACTTCGGGTACTTCGTTCACAATCCGGGCCCCGGCGAAGATGAGAAGCATGGATCGGTCAACGGTTGCCACATCGACCAGGTGCTGGGCGAATTTTGGCTCAGGAACGTTGGCCTTGATCCCGTGCTGCCGCAAGACAAAACGCGTCGCGCCCTGGAATCATTGTGGACGTACAACTTTTCGCCCAACGTCGGCGATTACCGCAAAGTCATGACCGCTGGTCGATGGTACGCCGTCGAAGGCAACGCGGGATTGATCATGTGCTCGTTTCCCTACGGAAAGATCGAAGCCAAAAGCGGCAAGAAAAACTATGCGGGCTACCTCAACGAGTGCATGACGGGCTTCGAATGGCAGGTCGCCGCCCACATGATATGGGAAGGCATGTTGGAAAAGGGTTTAGCCATCGGAAAGGCCATCTACGACCGGTATCAACCCCAAGACCGCAATCCGTACAACGAAATCGAGTGCAGCGACCACTATGCCCGCGCCATGTCCAGTTACAGCGCGTTCATGGCGGTTTGTGGTTACCAATATGATGGACCGTCAGGCCGACTGGCTTTCGGACCGAAAATGCAACATGAAGATTTTCGTGCCGCATTCACCACGGCTGAAGGCTGGGGCCAGTTCACGCAAACCGTCAAAGACGTTCGGCAGGAAAATTCCATCGAACTGCGTTACGGCAAACTCCAGTTGCAACAGCTGACACTCGATCTTGCCCCCGGAACCAAATCGGGCCAGGCAACCGCGACTTTGGACGGGCGAACAATCCCCGCGGTGTTCAAGACCGACGGTAACCGTCTGGTCGCAACGTTTCCCGGCGGCTTGAACATCGACAATGGACAGACTTTGCGAGTGAAACATGCGTAG
- a CDS encoding leucine-rich repeat domain-containing protein — protein sequence MKPLRLICFSSLVTAAMAWFPKIPADDTIGRSNNRQSISQQLIDLGAGNVRQINGQLSYVHLKGSRFTDDAADLLAGQRSLVFLSLAQTPITDATLRIVCDLGQLKWLFLDHTKITDQAAVGLGKLSNLRTLSLAGCELTDKTFSHVSWPRLHTLDLSESRISDTTVGRLSGHQTIQNLNLSQTGVTDRCMNDLVTMPKITRLNLAGTKITDAGFAKLKSLGNLRELDVTGTQVTASAILGFSAQHPECLIHGPKLAIDSLAHH from the coding sequence ATGAAACCTTTGCGTCTGATTTGCTTTTCATCCCTGGTGACAGCGGCGATGGCTTGGTTTCCAAAAATTCCTGCGGACGACACCATCGGCCGGTCCAACAACCGCCAGTCGATTAGCCAGCAGTTGATTGACCTGGGGGCTGGCAACGTACGCCAGATCAACGGCCAACTTTCCTACGTGCACTTGAAGGGTTCGCGATTCACCGACGATGCTGCCGATTTGCTTGCCGGCCAACGTTCCCTGGTTTTTCTTTCACTGGCACAGACACCGATCACCGACGCAACCCTGCGGATCGTCTGTGACCTCGGCCAACTGAAATGGCTGTTTCTAGACCACACGAAAATCACCGACCAAGCCGCCGTGGGGTTGGGGAAGCTCTCGAATCTCCGCACCTTGTCACTTGCGGGATGCGAGTTGACCGACAAAACGTTTAGCCATGTTTCTTGGCCTCGCCTGCACACGCTGGATCTGTCGGAATCCCGCATCAGCGACACCACCGTCGGACGTCTCTCTGGACACCAAACGATTCAGAATTTGAACTTAAGCCAGACCGGGGTAACCGATCGTTGCATGAACGACCTTGTCACCATGCCGAAAATCACCCGTTTGAATCTAGCCGGGACCAAGATCACCGACGCAGGATTCGCTAAGCTGAAATCGCTCGGCAACCTTCGTGAATTGGACGTGACGGGAACACAGGTGACCGCGTCGGCAATCCTGGGTTTCAGTGCCCAGCATCCCGAATGCCTCATTCATGGACCAAAGCTGGCAATCGACAGCCTTGCGCATCATTAG
- a CDS encoding proton-conducting transporter transmembrane domain-containing protein translates to MQELHLPWMELSILIPIIASVVVTRLENSATARIVSLVACGLTLACATGEWIDFSRLQTFEAHDHWDVIGWIFHHDVFVIDELNAPLLPLAALLCLLTALSTLRTKANRFSFNAMLVSEAVLIATLSCRNAWVIIGLLLAATIPVWMELRSRQRCTRVFTIHMTVFAALLVVGQVLVEFGAVFVGGALLTVAALLRTGIVPLHCWMTDLFEKATFGTALLFVAPMTGAYAVMRLVLPIAPDWALQSIAVVSLITAVYAGCMALVQHEARRFFCYLLLSQSSLVLIGLELATPIGLTGALCVWISVGLSLGGFGLTLRSVEARVGRISMLEFHGLYEHMPTLAALFLLTGLASIGFPGTIGFIGIELLVESAVDVYPWIGMAVVVAAALNGIAILQAYFRIFTGHRHLATFSLRARRSEKIAVLMLSTLIIFGGLYPQWSVASRYHAAIELIRHRKAASSPDSDFHTTDGPGTSHALIAPPVSLPTSSTEKPQIQAIAVSTAQDPIGDRK, encoded by the coding sequence ATGCAGGAATTGCATTTGCCATGGATGGAGCTTTCCATCTTGATTCCGATCATCGCATCGGTGGTTGTCACACGACTGGAAAACTCCGCGACCGCCCGGATCGTCAGTTTGGTTGCATGCGGCCTGACGTTGGCGTGTGCCACCGGGGAATGGATCGATTTTTCACGGTTGCAAACCTTCGAAGCCCACGACCACTGGGATGTCATCGGCTGGATCTTTCATCACGATGTCTTTGTCATCGATGAACTGAACGCGCCGTTGTTGCCGCTGGCAGCACTGTTGTGTTTGTTGACCGCGTTATCAACATTGCGTACCAAAGCCAACCGCTTTTCCTTCAACGCGATGTTAGTCTCCGAAGCCGTTTTGATCGCAACGCTCAGTTGCCGAAACGCCTGGGTCATCATCGGGTTGTTGTTGGCTGCGACGATTCCCGTTTGGATGGAATTGCGAAGTCGTCAACGTTGCACGCGAGTGTTCACCATTCACATGACCGTATTCGCGGCCCTGTTGGTGGTCGGCCAAGTGCTGGTCGAATTCGGCGCGGTGTTTGTTGGCGGCGCTCTTCTGACGGTTGCCGCGTTGCTGCGAACCGGCATCGTTCCGCTGCATTGCTGGATGACCGATCTGTTTGAAAAGGCGACCTTTGGCACCGCACTACTGTTTGTCGCTCCCATGACCGGCGCGTACGCGGTGATGCGGTTGGTTCTACCGATCGCACCGGACTGGGCCTTGCAAAGTATCGCGGTCGTGTCTTTGATCACCGCCGTCTATGCCGGATGCATGGCGCTGGTCCAGCATGAAGCCCGACGATTCTTTTGTTACCTATTGCTAAGCCAATCTTCGTTGGTCTTGATCGGCCTGGAACTGGCCACACCCATCGGTTTGACCGGTGCGTTGTGCGTCTGGATTTCCGTCGGACTGTCCCTGGGCGGTTTCGGATTGACCTTGCGAAGCGTCGAAGCCCGAGTGGGCCGCATCTCTATGTTGGAATTCCATGGTCTGTACGAACACATGCCCACCCTTGCGGCACTGTTTCTTTTGACGGGGCTGGCTTCGATCGGATTCCCGGGCACCATCGGATTCATCGGGATCGAACTGTTGGTCGAAAGCGCGGTCGATGTGTATCCGTGGATCGGAATGGCGGTGGTGGTCGCAGCGGCACTGAACGGCATTGCAATCTTACAAGCCTATTTCCGCATCTTCACTGGCCATCGTCATCTGGCCACGTTCTCACTGCGTGCCCGCCGATCCGAAAAGATTGCCGTTTTGATGCTGTCGACCTTGATCATCTTTGGCGGACTGTATCCCCAGTGGAGCGTCGCATCACGCTATCACGCTGCAATTGAACTGATCCGTCACCGCAAGGCCGCCTCCAGCCCCGATTCCGACTTTCACACCACCGACGGTCCAGGCACATCTCACGCGTTGATCGCCCCGCCCGTCTCTCTCCCCACGTCATCCACCGAAAAGCCTCAGATTCAAGCGATCGCTGTGTCCACGGCGCAGGATCCAATCGGAGACCGAAAATGA
- a CDS encoding glycoside hydrolase family 172 protein — protein MILFFAGAIVSECSSVCDAADDSISQQVDPHSPKQTSSKHRSADSVVTIETLLKDMVDRDGIARFPVKNFRLRQHSSYNRESITPDDPEGWFANGDFNRPPNGKNFIRTEVINGNKEWVLMDHDGPGAIVRTWMPWQNQKNGGTDLIMRIYLDGADEPTLEGNMLGMFDGSGMFPYPFAHPSLRSAVNFFPIPYAKSCKVTVSEMPFFFQFTFREYDEDTPVKTFTIDDFRAAGNITQHVGQSLLNPATTGATERQRFHTRLGGGEQMKYDLPSGAAAVRELSVKLADFGDPMVTRDVVLKMDFDGKQTIWCPIGEFFGSGIGLNAFDGWYRTVAEDGTMTCRWVMPYQTNGTVSLVNLGSKDVVADLEIKTGPWTWDQRSMYFHANWRGQYPVPTLPRSDWNYITLKGRGVYVGDTLTVMNPVERWWGEGDEKIFVDGESFPSIFGTGTEDYYGYSWGGRSTDFYEHPFHAQPFCHQYNKQNRKTNADERNTLGYSTETRTRVLDTMPFSDLLKLDMEVWSWSDCDMGYAAGTYWYGFADTTCNRKPTPQDATQRWVVPSVSNASASRQTPPPTSHFDHAIECETLKAVANRSGVKVIRNQNLGRYGQDRWSGGRHLFVRDTSIGDYVDLQVPTSGTNPVTITVHATTSFDYGILEFTVDGKPTGISLDTYSADVGVTGPVTLGTFTPHDDHVTIRIKVTGSNPDSKDPGTFFGLDCLVIESNTP, from the coding sequence ATGATTTTGTTTTTTGCTGGTGCCATCGTTTCGGAATGCTCCTCGGTATGTGATGCAGCGGACGATTCAATTTCTCAACAGGTTGATCCGCATAGCCCCAAGCAGACGTCAAGCAAACATCGGTCTGCTGATTCGGTCGTCACCATCGAAACCCTGCTCAAGGACATGGTCGATCGCGATGGGATTGCACGGTTCCCGGTCAAGAATTTTCGGCTTCGACAACACAGCAGTTACAACCGAGAATCCATAACACCCGACGATCCCGAGGGCTGGTTCGCCAACGGCGATTTCAACCGTCCTCCCAACGGCAAGAATTTCATTCGCACCGAAGTGATCAATGGCAACAAGGAATGGGTGCTGATGGATCACGATGGCCCCGGTGCGATCGTGCGGACATGGATGCCTTGGCAGAATCAGAAAAACGGTGGCACCGATCTGATCATGCGGATCTATCTGGATGGCGCCGACGAACCAACACTCGAAGGCAACATGCTGGGCATGTTTGACGGCAGTGGAATGTTCCCCTACCCCTTCGCTCATCCGTCGTTGCGTTCGGCCGTGAATTTTTTCCCGATACCGTACGCTAAATCATGCAAAGTCACGGTGTCGGAGATGCCATTCTTCTTCCAATTCACTTTTCGTGAATACGACGAAGACACGCCCGTCAAAACATTCACGATCGACGATTTCCGGGCCGCCGGAAACATCACCCAACACGTCGGTCAATCTTTATTGAATCCGGCGACCACCGGCGCAACGGAACGTCAGCGTTTTCATACGCGATTGGGTGGCGGCGAACAGATGAAGTACGACCTGCCGTCCGGCGCCGCCGCCGTGCGCGAACTTTCCGTCAAACTGGCCGACTTTGGCGACCCCATGGTCACACGCGATGTTGTTCTGAAAATGGATTTCGACGGCAAACAGACCATCTGGTGCCCGATCGGTGAATTCTTTGGTTCGGGCATCGGCTTGAACGCGTTCGATGGTTGGTACCGTACTGTCGCCGAAGATGGAACGATGACGTGTCGTTGGGTGATGCCATATCAAACCAATGGCACAGTTTCCCTGGTCAATCTAGGCAGCAAAGATGTGGTCGCCGATCTGGAGATCAAGACAGGACCGTGGACTTGGGATCAACGATCGATGTATTTCCACGCAAATTGGCGTGGCCAGTATCCGGTGCCCACCCTTCCGCGTTCGGATTGGAACTATATCACGTTGAAGGGTCGCGGCGTTTACGTCGGTGACACACTGACGGTCATGAACCCGGTCGAACGATGGTGGGGCGAAGGCGACGAAAAGATCTTCGTCGATGGCGAATCCTTTCCGTCGATCTTCGGAACCGGGACCGAAGACTATTACGGATATTCGTGGGGTGGACGCAGTACCGATTTTTACGAGCATCCGTTTCATGCCCAACCGTTCTGTCACCAGTACAACAAACAGAACCGTAAGACCAACGCGGACGAAAGAAACACGCTGGGCTATAGTACGGAGACTCGCACACGCGTTCTGGACACGATGCCGTTTTCCGATTTGCTAAAGTTGGATATGGAAGTCTGGTCTTGGTCGGACTGTGACATGGGCTATGCAGCGGGCACGTATTGGTATGGCTTTGCCGACACGACCTGCAATCGCAAACCGACTCCACAAGACGCAACCCAACGCTGGGTGGTTCCGTCAGTTTCCAATGCATCCGCATCACGCCAAACGCCACCGCCGACGTCACATTTTGACCATGCGATCGAATGTGAAACTTTAAAAGCAGTGGCAAACCGCAGCGGTGTGAAGGTGATTCGCAATCAAAACCTGGGACGTTACGGACAGGATCGATGGAGCGGTGGCCGTCACCTTTTCGTCCGCGATACATCAATCGGTGACTATGTCGATTTGCAGGTCCCCACCTCTGGCACAAATCCCGTCACGATCACCGTCCATGCCACGACCAGTTTCGACTATGGGATTTTGGAATTCACCGTCGACGGAAAACCCACCGGGATTTCTTTAGACACCTATTCCGCCGATGTGGGCGTCACCGGACCTGTCACGTTGGGAACGTTCACCCCGCACGATGATCACGTCACCATTCGTATCAAAGTGACGGGATCCAATCCGGATTCCAAGGATCCCGGCACCTTCTTTGGTCTTGATTGCCTCGTCATCGAATCCAATACACCGTAG
- a CDS encoding SulP family inorganic anion transporter yields MSDNAVPAAITKQNETPRGNASGFVQYFKHDFLSGLLVFLIALPLCLGISLACGYPPIAGIFTAIIGSILTTFISNSELTIKGPAAGLIVIAIGCIEDFGGDGMTGGWTDADFTAYQAALAVGVAAAVIQILFGLFRGGILGEFFPISAVHGMLAAIGVIIIIKQFPVALGVSAGGEPLEMLREIPHYIAEANPAIAAIGMTSILIMFLWPLAGQKVGLLKKIPSPMIVLLVTVPMGLMFDLLHEHSYTLQGHQYQLGEQYLVKMPERVFGMFDDVTTPDFTALAQGKAWKWVMMFFIIGSLESLLSAKAIDLLDPWKRKTNMNRDLVAVGIGNLCASMVGGLPMISEIVRSKANIDNGARTRFADMWHGIFLLACVAMIPMVLHEIPLAALAGMLVYTGYRLAHPAEFVHVWRIGKEQLAIFVTTLIVVLATDLLIGVAAGILLKLIIHVANGVPLKSLFKPFIEVQEIDDNTSLIVAKESAVFSNWIPFRRQIEQIGLIQKRNLIIDVSDTKLVDHSVMEKLEEMERDFQQEGLQFHIRGLSQMKPLAASPQSARKGGLSTMRRVTVVADHDLESRLVDRFVELGATGYTSTPCSGAGRHRLRCGDRPSESQVRIEVVVTPETGDDVLRYLRTDVFPNHSVAVWCEDVDVVRRDHFDSSITAAVCATPV; encoded by the coding sequence ATGAGTGATAACGCAGTCCCCGCCGCCATCACAAAACAAAACGAAACGCCTCGCGGAAACGCGTCAGGGTTTGTGCAGTACTTCAAGCACGATTTTCTGTCCGGCTTGTTGGTCTTTCTGATCGCGTTGCCGCTGTGCTTAGGTATCTCGCTGGCTTGTGGCTATCCGCCCATCGCCGGGATCTTCACCGCCATCATCGGTTCCATTCTGACGACCTTTATCAGCAATAGTGAACTGACCATCAAAGGTCCCGCGGCTGGTTTGATCGTGATTGCGATCGGCTGTATCGAAGATTTCGGTGGCGATGGGATGACCGGGGGATGGACCGACGCTGACTTCACCGCCTATCAAGCCGCCCTTGCCGTCGGCGTGGCCGCCGCCGTCATCCAAATCCTGTTCGGACTGTTCCGTGGCGGAATCTTGGGCGAATTTTTCCCCATTTCTGCGGTGCACGGGATGTTGGCGGCGATCGGCGTCATCATCATCATCAAACAGTTCCCCGTGGCGTTGGGTGTCTCCGCCGGCGGTGAACCCCTGGAAATGCTACGCGAGATTCCGCACTACATTGCCGAAGCCAACCCGGCGATCGCTGCCATCGGGATGACCAGCATTCTGATCATGTTCTTATGGCCATTGGCAGGCCAAAAGGTCGGGCTGCTAAAGAAGATTCCCTCGCCAATGATCGTTCTGTTGGTCACCGTTCCCATGGGACTGATGTTCGACCTACTGCACGAGCACTCTTATACGCTGCAAGGACATCAGTACCAGTTGGGTGAACAATACCTGGTCAAGATGCCCGAACGCGTCTTTGGCATGTTTGACGACGTGACCACACCCGACTTCACGGCACTTGCACAGGGTAAAGCGTGGAAATGGGTGATGATGTTTTTCATCATCGGCAGCCTGGAATCGCTGCTCAGCGCCAAAGCGATCGACTTGTTGGATCCTTGGAAACGCAAAACCAACATGAACCGTGACCTTGTCGCCGTTGGGATCGGAAACTTGTGTGCGTCGATGGTCGGCGGACTTCCGATGATCTCCGAAATCGTGCGGTCCAAAGCGAACATCGACAACGGTGCTCGCACGCGATTTGCCGATATGTGGCATGGGATCTTTCTGCTCGCCTGTGTCGCAATGATCCCCATGGTGCTGCACGAGATTCCTCTCGCAGCCCTTGCGGGCATGCTGGTTTACACCGGATACCGACTGGCACATCCGGCCGAGTTTGTGCACGTCTGGCGAATCGGAAAAGAACAGCTCGCGATCTTTGTCACCACGCTGATCGTCGTCTTGGCGACCGATTTGCTGATCGGCGTCGCTGCTGGAATCCTGTTGAAACTGATCATCCACGTTGCCAATGGCGTTCCACTGAAAAGTCTGTTCAAGCCGTTCATTGAGGTCCAGGAAATCGATGACAACACCAGCCTGATCGTGGCCAAAGAGTCCGCCGTCTTCAGTAACTGGATTCCGTTCCGTCGCCAAATCGAACAGATCGGGCTGATTCAAAAACGAAATCTGATCATTGACGTGTCCGACACCAAGCTGGTCGACCACAGCGTGATGGAAAAGCTCGAAGAGATGGAACGCGATTTCCAACAGGAAGGCCTGCAATTCCATATCCGTGGTTTGTCGCAGATGAAGCCGCTAGCAGCCAGCCCGCAATCGGCACGTAAAGGTGGCCTTTCCACAATGCGAAGGGTGACCGTGGTCGCCGACCATGATCTGGAGTCGCGACTGGTCGATCGTTTCGTCGAATTGGGTGCCACCGGTTACACGTCAACACCTTGCAGCGGAGCCGGACGCCATCGGCTGCGATGTGGGGACCGGCCGTCAGAATCACAGGTCCGCATCGAAGTGGTTGTGACTCCGGAAACTGGTGACGACGTCCTTCGGTATCTGCGAACCGATGTGTTCCCCAACCACAGCGTTGCTGTTTGGTGCGAAGACGTCGATGTGGTTCGTCGCGACCATTTTGATTCCTCCATCACCGCTGCTGTGTGCGCCACGCCTGTTTAA